In Methanobacterium bryantii, the following proteins share a genomic window:
- the hacB gene encoding homoaconitase small subunit: MNEKIEGKVWKFGDNVDTDVIIPGRYLRTFSLDDLAAHVMEGVDPDFSGNVQKGDIIVADWNFGCGSSREQAPVAIKHAGVSAIVAKSFARIFYRNAINIGLPVIVADINAEKGDILKIDMEKGIIENQSTNETFKIEPFKKFMLDILKDGGLVNHYLKLKEE; the protein is encoded by the coding sequence ATGAATGAAAAAATAGAAGGAAAAGTCTGGAAATTTGGAGATAATGTAGATACTGATGTGATAATTCCTGGAAGATATCTGAGAACTTTCAGCCTGGATGATCTGGCAGCACACGTAATGGAAGGTGTAGACCCTGATTTTTCAGGAAATGTCCAAAAGGGCGATATCATAGTTGCTGACTGGAACTTTGGATGTGGCTCATCAAGAGAACAAGCTCCAGTAGCTATAAAACACGCAGGTGTTTCAGCAATAGTTGCAAAATCATTTGCAAGAATTTTTTACAGGAATGCAATAAATATTGGATTACCTGTTATTGTGGCCGATATAAATGCCGAAAAAGGAGATATTTTAAAAATAGACATGGAAAAAGGCATTATAGAAAATCAGTCAACAAATGAAACATTTAAAATTGAGCCATTTAAAAAATTCATGCTTGATATTTTGAAAGACGGCGGATTAGTTAATCATTACCTTAAACTCAAGGAAGAATAG
- a CDS encoding HVO_0476 family zinc finger protein: protein MKCPVCESESYEILKSKGKHSKELLLKCEECGNIYRETIIREKPVDVRIVISEFEKSKKDFVKLYPDEVLMVDDILDLDGKEVAVNSIEIKTSARVYRSPVSDIETIWASSMDMPARVGISVDFGGRITSKKVDVDRDFEFTVGDIVKMGNLIFKINSIKTIERKLRKGFAKAYVTKRVYGRPLEEFVRYNYDLSPNIV, encoded by the coding sequence ATGAAATGTCCTGTATGTGAATCTGAATCATATGAAATTTTAAAATCAAAAGGCAAGCACTCAAAAGAGCTTCTTTTGAAGTGTGAAGAATGCGGTAACATTTATAGGGAAACTATAATACGAGAAAAACCAGTAGATGTCAGAATTGTTATAAGCGAGTTCGAAAAATCTAAAAAAGATTTCGTAAAACTTTATCCCGATGAAGTACTGATGGTAGATGATATCTTAGACCTCGATGGAAAAGAAGTTGCAGTAAACTCAATTGAAATAAAAACTAGTGCAAGGGTTTATAGAAGTCCTGTGTCCGATATAGAAACTATTTGGGCATCTTCAATGGACATGCCTGCAAGAGTTGGTATTTCAGTGGATTTCGGTGGCAGAATTACCTCAAAAAAGGTTGATGTTGATAGGGATTTTGAATTCACTGTTGGAGATATAGTCAAAATGGGAAATTTAATTTTTAAAATAAATTCCATAAAAACAATTGAACGAAAACTTAGGAAAGGTTTTGCAAAGGCATATGTGACTAAAAGAGTTTATGGAAGACCTTTAGAAGAATTCGTAAGATATAATTATGATTTAAGTCCTAATATAGTATGA